The following are from one region of the Tenacibaculum dicentrarchi genome:
- a CDS encoding carboxypeptidase-like regulatory domain-containing protein — protein sequence MKLFISFGIFFLFSIFSFSQSTINGNLKTIEGVPVSGVSVTIRLLNTILNYGISNNKGEFSIRINSKTEKIQLKIRSMGFKNVSKIIENKTQTLNFVLEEEITELKEVIVKSLPITRKGDTINYSVSAFSKQEDRTIADVLKNMPGIQVLDNGKILYQGKPINKYYIEGLDLLEGKYNLANKNLPYKEVTKVQVLENHQPIKMLDTLVFSDQSAINIKLKNSYTFTGQAEIGNGLSPLLWDVNVTPILFSKKKQMLSSYQSNNTGNDVASQLKTLTIEDLLEQFESNNEKQDWLSIQKLQTPNFSEKRWLDNNIHLITNNYLQKLKNDYKLRLNVSYINDYQQQNGITNTQFFTSNDTINLFEQKYNQLYINTLETNLTLQKNTNKNFLKNSLQFQGFWDNQQGNIQLNNSNIGQSLSNRYFKLSNKFKTLFSIGKQIASLNSYIGFNKTPQSLIIHPGQFNDLLNNGNAYEKVIQNVELNTFYTNKSLGFTKGWKQFSFSPKVGFQFEKQDLKSKILTSNTNQISNFENNLDWRRAKLYFNLKTQYKKDEWRMELTTPVNFHNYQLEDKPLLRNQNLNRLTFEPRFSLNYDITNFWSIVSSASFSNQFGAINQVYYNYILLNYRNIQRIDAPLPEKQTINYSAFIGYRNPINALFLNLTYSNTTTNNNLLYNTQVLNNGAIEFQAIEQDNKRQSHNFSTKLSKYISSINTNITMSVNYSLQYFQQILNSNITDISNQNWGFNGKVDIDITDSLNTELTSTFQFSNNQIQEQKNQTITQQFHKFNINIYPKENQYLSLKTELIKNNLFSENTKNLFADLVYRYTWKKKNIDFEIQWNNIFNTENYRTVNINNFSYLESNFILRPTQVLFKVKFSL from the coding sequence ATGAAGTTATTTATAAGTTTTGGTATATTTTTTCTTTTTTCAATTTTTAGTTTTTCTCAAAGCACAATTAATGGTAATTTAAAAACTATAGAAGGTGTACCAGTTTCTGGTGTTAGTGTAACAATTAGGCTATTAAATACTATTTTAAACTATGGTATTTCTAATAATAAAGGAGAATTTTCAATTAGAATAAATTCTAAAACAGAAAAAATTCAACTTAAAATTAGGTCAATGGGTTTTAAAAATGTTTCCAAAATTATTGAAAATAAAACTCAAACTTTAAATTTTGTTTTAGAAGAAGAAATAACCGAATTAAAAGAAGTTATTGTAAAATCTTTACCTATTACTCGTAAAGGCGATACTATAAATTATTCTGTAAGTGCATTTTCTAAACAAGAGGATAGAACTATTGCAGATGTTTTAAAAAATATGCCTGGTATTCAAGTTTTAGATAATGGAAAAATTTTGTATCAGGGTAAACCTATTAATAAATATTATATTGAAGGGTTGGATTTATTAGAAGGTAAGTATAATTTAGCAAATAAAAACTTACCTTATAAAGAAGTTACTAAAGTTCAAGTTTTAGAAAATCATCAACCAATAAAGATGTTGGATACTTTAGTTTTTTCTGACCAATCAGCTATAAATATTAAACTTAAAAATAGTTACACTTTTACGGGGCAAGCAGAAATTGGTAATGGATTATCGCCTTTACTTTGGGATGTGAATGTAACGCCTATATTATTTTCAAAGAAAAAACAAATGTTAAGTTCTTATCAATCTAATAATACTGGAAACGATGTGGCTTCGCAATTAAAAACTTTAACAATTGAAGATTTATTAGAACAATTTGAAAGTAATAATGAAAAACAAGATTGGTTATCTATTCAAAAACTTCAAACACCCAATTTTTCAGAAAAACGTTGGTTAGATAACAACATTCATTTAATCACAAATAATTATTTACAAAAATTAAAAAACGATTATAAATTGCGGTTAAATGTTTCTTATATTAATGATTATCAGCAACAAAACGGAATTACAAATACTCAATTTTTCACTTCAAATGACACTATTAATTTATTTGAGCAGAAATATAACCAACTTTATATAAATACTTTAGAAACAAATCTAACACTTCAAAAGAATACTAATAAAAACTTTTTAAAAAACAGTTTACAATTTCAAGGATTTTGGGATAATCAACAAGGCAATATTCAACTCAATAATAGTAATATTGGTCAAAGTTTAAGTAATAGATATTTTAAACTATCAAATAAATTTAAAACTCTATTCTCAATTGGTAAACAGATTGCTTCATTAAATTCTTATATAGGATTTAATAAAACACCACAATCATTAATTATTCACCCAGGTCAGTTTAACGACTTATTAAATAATGGTAATGCTTATGAAAAAGTTATTCAAAACGTTGAACTTAATACGTTTTACACTAATAAGTCTTTAGGTTTCACAAAAGGTTGGAAACAATTCAGTTTTAGCCCTAAAGTTGGTTTTCAGTTTGAAAAGCAAGATTTAAAAAGTAAAATTTTAACATCAAACACAAATCAAATCTCAAATTTTGAAAACAATTTAGATTGGAGACGTGCCAAATTGTATTTTAATTTAAAAACACAATATAAAAAAGATGAATGGAGAATGGAATTGACAACGCCAGTTAATTTTCATAATTACCAATTAGAAGACAAACCTTTATTGCGAAATCAAAACCTCAATCGATTAACTTTTGAACCACGCTTCTCTTTAAATTATGATATCACTAATTTTTGGAGTATTGTTTCATCAGCCAGTTTTAGCAATCAATTTGGGGCTATAAATCAAGTATATTATAATTACATCTTGCTAAATTATAGAAACATACAACGTATAGATGCACCTTTACCTGAAAAACAAACTATTAATTATTCTGCATTTATAGGTTATAGAAACCCTATTAATGCTTTATTTTTAAACTTAACTTATTCAAATACGACAACAAATAATAACTTACTTTACAATACACAAGTTTTAAATAATGGTGCAATTGAGTTTCAAGCTATTGAACAAGACAATAAAAGACAATCTCATAATTTTTCTACGAAATTGAGCAAATATATTAGTTCAATAAACACAAATATAACGATGAGTGTCAATTATAGTCTACAATATTTTCAGCAAATTTTGAATTCTAATATAACAGATATCTCTAATCAAAATTGGGGTTTTAATGGAAAGGTAGATATCGATATTACTGATTCGTTAAATACAGAATTAACATCTACTTTTCAATTTTCAAACAATCAAATCCAAGAACAGAAAAATCAAACAATAACTCAACAATTTCATAAATTCAATATTAACATTTACCCAAAAGAAAATCAATACTTAAGTTTAAAAACTGAACTTATCAAGAATAATTTATTCTCTGAAAATACTAAAAATTTATTTGCAGATTTAGTTTATCGCTATACTTGGAAAAAGAAAAACATTGATTTTGAGATTCAATGGAATAATATTTTTAACACAGAAAATTACAGAACTGTAAATATTAATAATTTTAGTTATTTGGAATCTAATTTTATTTTAAGACCTACACAAGTATTGTTTAAAGTCAAGTTTTCATTATAA
- a CDS encoding IS30 family transposase produces the protein MEIKKHRRLTLKERVIIQTLLNEKKSKSYIAKTLKRARSTIFREVSKWVQNKEDKYDAELAHWNAKDDYANKRNLDKISTYSLLKFFVYKGLLSNWTPEQISGRLKELYPKNPIMSISHEAIYRHIYTRPQASLNKKLIKLLVRKKTRRRPHKKKRGGGSKIINQVSIDNRPKHIELRDEVGHWEGDLIIGKDHKSAIGTIVERKTRFTLIIKLKSKKAMEVANQFSKILNKLNPIYKKSMTYDNGIEMARHQKITQKTGMKIYFAHPYSSWERGTNENTNGLIRRYLPKGTNFNEISENQLQIIQQKLNNRPRKIIAYKTPKEMMDIEIKNIA, from the coding sequence ATGGAAATAAAAAAGCATAGACGTTTAACTCTAAAAGAAAGAGTTATTATTCAGACTCTTTTAAATGAAAAAAAGTCTAAATCTTATATCGCTAAAACATTAAAAAGAGCACGTTCAACAATCTTTAGAGAAGTCTCTAAATGGGTACAAAATAAAGAAGATAAATATGATGCTGAATTAGCACATTGGAACGCTAAAGATGATTATGCGAACAAAAGAAACCTTGATAAAATAAGCACCTATTCCCTACTCAAATTTTTTGTTTATAAAGGACTTTTATCTAACTGGACTCCTGAACAAATTTCAGGAAGACTCAAAGAGTTATATCCAAAAAACCCAATAATGTCTATTTCACATGAAGCTATCTATAGACACATTTACACCAGACCACAAGCTAGTTTAAATAAAAAATTAATAAAACTTCTAGTTCGTAAAAAAACAAGGCGGAGACCTCATAAAAAAAAACGTGGTGGTGGCTCTAAAATAATCAATCAAGTTAGTATTGACAACAGACCTAAGCATATTGAACTTAGAGATGAAGTTGGACATTGGGAAGGGGACTTAATCATTGGAAAAGACCATAAAAGTGCTATCGGAACAATTGTTGAACGCAAAACAAGGTTCACTTTAATCATCAAACTAAAATCGAAAAAAGCGATGGAAGTTGCCAATCAGTTTAGTAAAATATTGAATAAATTAAATCCTATTTATAAAAAATCAATGACATATGACAACGGAATTGAAATGGCAAGGCATCAAAAAATAACGCAAAAAACAGGTATGAAAATTTACTTTGCACATCCATATTCTTCATGGGAAAGAGGCACCAATGAAAACACAAATGGACTCATTAGACGATATCTGCCTAAGGGTACTAATTTTAATGAAATTAGCGAAAATCAACTACAAATTATTCAACAAAAATTAAACAATAGACCTCGGAAAATTATAGCGTACAAAACTCCTAAAGAAATGATGGATATTGAAATAAAAAACATAGCTTAG
- a CDS encoding helix-turn-helix domain-containing protein has protein sequence MKLQKQPWRKKTYEKVTLELKLFIVDQIQNGQISTNFASKKYDVPRTTISYWIRKYSILAQQNNGMSKLDEIKKLKERIEELEFVKDFQQDVIADMEIITGVDMSKKSLPETLAKEIEIKKKNILKENGSISVLGLVNKPSTKELKNKKTNS, from the coding sequence ATGAAATTACAAAAACAACCCTGGCGAAAAAAAACGTACGAAAAAGTAACATTAGAACTCAAATTATTCATCGTTGACCAAATTCAAAATGGTCAAATCTCTACAAACTTTGCCTCCAAAAAATATGATGTTCCTAGAACTACTATTTCATATTGGATTAGAAAATATAGTATCTTAGCTCAACAAAATAATGGTATGAGTAAATTAGATGAAATTAAAAAACTAAAGGAACGAATTGAAGAACTGGAGTTTGTAAAAGACTTTCAGCAAGATGTTATTGCCGATATGGAAATCATTACTGGAGTTGATATGTCAAAAAAGTCGTTGCCCGAAACATTAGCAAAAGAGATAGAAATAAAGAAGAAAAACATTTTAAAAGAGAATGGTTCTATCAGTGTTTTGGGATTAGTAAACAAGCCTTCTACAAAAGAATTAAAAAACAAGAAAACAAACAGTTAA
- the buk gene encoding butyrate kinase: MKNYILVINPGSTSTKIGLFNGDMPVFEENFHHNPEDLQEFSSILDQAPYRKTLILNFLKKQNITPSSLKLVMARGGLLKPVVSGVYQVNKAMLNDLVNAPKQHASNLAAIIANDIATENSIKAYIADPVVVDELCELARFTGHPELKRISIFHALNQKAVARKFAEKNAKKYDNLNLIIVHMGGGITVGAHQKGKVIDVNQGFDGEGPFSPERTGTLPTGDLIKLAMSGKYTLEQMQQFIVGKGGVNAYLGTNDMRIVENKALTDDNYKIVLDAMCFQIAKYIGAMATVLKGDVDAILLTGGIAYSKYVTEQLKDYTNYIATTEIYPGEDELEALAFNGNLVLENAINLKVYK, from the coding sequence ATGAAAAACTATATTTTAGTAATAAACCCAGGATCTACTTCTACAAAAATTGGACTTTTTAACGGAGATATGCCTGTTTTTGAAGAAAATTTTCATCATAACCCCGAAGATTTACAAGAATTTTCAAGTATTTTAGACCAAGCTCCATATCGAAAAACCTTGATTTTAAATTTCTTAAAAAAACAAAACATAACGCCAAGCTCTTTAAAATTAGTGATGGCTAGAGGAGGCCTTTTAAAGCCTGTTGTTTCAGGAGTTTATCAGGTGAATAAAGCGATGCTTAACGATTTGGTGAATGCACCAAAGCAACACGCAAGTAATTTAGCCGCAATTATAGCGAATGATATTGCTACCGAAAACAGTATTAAAGCCTATATAGCAGATCCTGTAGTTGTCGATGAATTATGTGAATTAGCACGATTTACAGGACACCCAGAATTGAAAAGAATTTCTATTTTTCATGCTTTAAATCAAAAAGCAGTAGCTAGAAAATTTGCTGAAAAAAATGCTAAAAAATATGATAACCTAAACCTTATTATAGTACATATGGGAGGGGGAATAACTGTTGGTGCACATCAAAAAGGAAAAGTTATTGATGTAAATCAAGGTTTTGATGGTGAAGGCCCTTTTTCTCCTGAACGTACAGGAACATTACCTACGGGCGATTTAATTAAGCTTGCAATGAGCGGTAAATATACGCTAGAGCAAATGCAGCAATTCATTGTAGGAAAAGGAGGTGTAAACGCATATTTGGGAACTAACGACATGAGAATTGTTGAAAACAAAGCGCTTACAGATGATAATTATAAAATTGTTTTAGATGCGATGTGTTTTCAAATAGCAAAATACATTGGAGCGATGGCAACAGTGTTAAAAGGAGATGTAGACGCTATTTTATTAACCGGTGGAATTGCTTATAGCAAATACGTTACGGAACAATTAAAAGACTACACAAACTACATTGCAACTACAGAAATATATCCGGGTGAAGACGAATTAGAAGCACTTGCTTTTAATGGAAATCTAGTTTTAGAAAATGCGATAAACTTAAAAGTTTATAAATAG
- a CDS encoding TIR domain-containing protein encodes MARKTFISYKYSEAQNLRDEILESLGEDATYYQGETSESADLTDTSTENIKKDLKDKMYNTSVTIVIISPNIKKSKWIDWEIEYCLKNITRKGRTSQTNGIVAVIQKVNGRYDWFKTISQQNDGCRSSSYSTALVYDIINKNRFNQEPKVYSCETCKIVTESTASYISYIDEESFLIDPNTYIENAFGKSENSEDYDLTKEK; translated from the coding sequence ATGGCAAGAAAAACATTCATCTCATATAAATATAGTGAGGCTCAAAATTTAAGAGACGAAATTCTTGAAAGCCTTGGAGAAGATGCTACTTATTACCAAGGAGAAACTTCCGAATCTGCGGATTTAACTGACACTTCTACCGAAAATATTAAAAAGGATTTAAAAGATAAAATGTACAATACTTCTGTTACTATAGTCATAATATCGCCAAACATTAAGAAAAGTAAGTGGATTGATTGGGAAATTGAATATTGTTTAAAAAACATTACTCGAAAAGGAAGAACTTCACAAACAAACGGAATTGTTGCTGTCATACAAAAAGTTAATGGCAGGTATGATTGGTTTAAGACAATTAGCCAACAAAATGACGGCTGTCGTTCATCTTCTTATTCAACAGCATTAGTATATGACATTATAAATAAAAATAGATTTAACCAAGAACCGAAAGTTTACTCTTGTGAAACGTGTAAAATAGTTACTGAATCAACTGCTTCTTACATATCATACATTGACGAAGAGTCTTTTCTTATTGACCCAAATACATATATTGAAAACGCATTTGGAAAAAGTGAAAATTCAGAAGATTACGACTTAACAAAGGAAAAATAA
- a CDS encoding UvrD-helicase domain-containing protein: MNSIEKLKENLNEQQLEAVTETEGFVRVIAGAGSGKTKALTSRYAYIVEALGINSSNILCVTFTNKAAQEMRKRVKRLVGENSDLSYITTYHGFCVRVLREDINKLKYPKNFIIMDVEDQKTVLRQVYNELGLTSKVFTFKQVLRYISKQKNSQEYLQYILESKKKETDNEIEKVFIRYLEKQQRNFALDFDDLLNFALYIFVNNPDTLEKWQKRLHYIQVDETQDSSQKQFMLIEMLSQIHENLFVVGDPDQTIYEWRGAKPEILVDFDKQFVDSKTIIMNQNYRSTPNILNLGNHIIKNNKIRVDKDMFTQNPEGVEVVHFHGKNDYEEGLWVANEIKKLVANETCKHSDFAILYRANHISRSIEQSLIRENIPYSVFGGIRFFERKEIKDVLAYLRLVELGDDFSFLRVVNTPSRGLGKKFIENVAKIAEKENISLYSALKENISQKDLSRKGAIEFIELIEKFKKTKNDLIISDLTKEIMDESGLSAYYRTDGDTDRLDNVKELQNSIILLETQDEEQINLTEYLQEIALYTNMDIEDDKNDRVKLMTIHTSKGLEFPYVFLCGFTEGVLPSAMSIKERRAKAIEEERRLTYVAITRAEKAFYMTESEGFNFSTGLNKYPSRFLFEISDNYFVRKGELSQEIIDEAKEQLKLDSTRQSMQKRFEVGDIVNHAIWKQGKIIEVNEDKGEYQIEFSETLKVKPINFEFRGLSIIDVPAEKNDETKEEAERVEREKAELKSKEEAERVEREKAELKAKEEAERVEREKSELKAKEEAERIEREKAELKANEEAERVEREKSELKAKEEAERIEREKAELKANEEAERVEREKSELKAKEEAERIEREKAELKANEEAERVEREKSELKAKEEAERVEREKAELKSKEEAERVEREKSELKAKEEAERIEREKSELKAKEEAERIEREKTELKANEEVLSPTKYKNNGGDPEKHVDSTSNNFWSRFKKLWS, translated from the coding sequence ATGAATAGCATTGAGAAGCTGAAAGAAAATTTAAATGAACAACAATTAGAAGCTGTAACAGAAACTGAAGGTTTTGTTAGAGTAATAGCAGGTGCAGGTTCGGGAAAAACAAAAGCTCTTACTTCAAGATATGCATATATAGTTGAAGCATTAGGAATTAACTCTTCTAATATCCTCTGTGTAACCTTTACAAATAAGGCTGCACAAGAAATGCGGAAAAGAGTAAAAAGATTAGTCGGAGAAAATTCAGATTTGAGTTATATAACTACTTATCACGGATTTTGCGTTAGAGTTTTAAGAGAGGACATAAACAAGCTAAAGTACCCTAAGAACTTCATAATAATGGACGTTGAAGATCAGAAGACCGTTCTTCGTCAAGTATATAATGAACTTGGTTTAACATCAAAAGTATTCACTTTCAAACAAGTATTAAGATATATAAGTAAACAAAAAAACTCACAAGAATATTTGCAATATATACTTGAATCCAAGAAAAAAGAAACCGATAATGAAATCGAAAAAGTATTTATAAGATACTTAGAAAAACAACAACGGAATTTTGCTTTAGACTTTGACGACCTACTAAATTTTGCACTTTATATATTTGTAAATAATCCAGACACTCTTGAAAAGTGGCAGAAAAGACTGCATTACATTCAAGTAGACGAAACTCAAGATAGTTCGCAAAAACAATTTATGTTAATTGAGATGCTCTCACAAATTCATGAAAATCTTTTTGTTGTTGGCGACCCAGACCAAACTATTTATGAATGGAGAGGTGCTAAACCCGAAATTCTGGTTGATTTTGATAAACAATTCGTTGATTCAAAGACAATTATAATGAATCAAAATTATCGTTCCACACCGAATATATTAAACCTTGGAAATCATATTATCAAAAACAACAAGATTAGGGTTGATAAAGATATGTTTACTCAAAATCCCGAAGGAGTCGAAGTTGTCCATTTTCACGGTAAAAATGATTATGAGGAAGGTTTATGGGTTGCAAATGAAATTAAGAAACTTGTAGCTAACGAAACGTGTAAACATTCAGACTTTGCCATTTTATATAGAGCCAATCACATTTCACGCAGCATCGAACAATCTCTAATTAGAGAGAATATCCCTTATTCTGTTTTTGGTGGCATTAGATTTTTTGAACGTAAAGAAATTAAAGATGTACTTGCTTATTTAAGATTGGTTGAACTTGGGGATGATTTTTCTTTTCTAAGAGTAGTTAATACTCCAAGCAGAGGTTTAGGTAAAAAGTTTATTGAAAATGTAGCCAAAATTGCCGAAAAGGAAAATATTTCTCTTTACTCAGCATTAAAAGAAAATATATCACAAAAGGATTTAAGTCGTAAAGGAGCCATAGAATTTATAGAATTAATCGAAAAGTTTAAAAAAACAAAAAATGATTTAATTATCTCAGATTTAACCAAAGAAATAATGGACGAAAGTGGTCTTTCTGCGTATTATAGAACTGATGGAGACACAGATAGATTAGACAATGTAAAAGAACTTCAAAACTCTATTATTTTATTAGAAACACAGGATGAAGAACAAATAAATCTTACTGAGTATTTGCAAGAAATAGCACTCTATACAAATATGGATATTGAAGACGATAAAAATGATAGAGTTAAATTAATGACCATTCATACTTCTAAAGGTTTAGAATTTCCTTACGTTTTTCTTTGCGGTTTTACAGAAGGGGTTTTACCGAGTGCAATGTCAATTAAGGAAAGAAGAGCAAAAGCCATTGAAGAAGAAAGACGTTTGACCTATGTTGCTATAACAAGAGCTGAAAAAGCATTTTATATGACCGAATCTGAAGGTTTCAATTTCAGTACAGGTCTAAATAAATACCCTTCACGCTTTCTCTTTGAAATAAGCGATAACTATTTTGTTCGTAAAGGTGAATTAAGTCAAGAAATTATAGATGAAGCCAAAGAACAACTCAAATTAGATTCAACTCGCCAATCTATGCAAAAAAGATTTGAAGTTGGAGATATAGTAAATCATGCTATTTGGAAACAAGGAAAAATTATTGAAGTAAACGAAGACAAAGGTGAGTATCAAATTGAATTCTCTGAAACATTAAAGGTTAAACCAATAAATTTTGAATTTAGAGGGCTGTCAATAATAGATGTGCCTGCCGAAAAAAATGATGAAACCAAAGAAGAAGCCGAACGAGTTGAAAGAGAAAAAGCTGAATTGAAATCCAAAGAAGAAGCCGAACGAGTTGAAAGAGAAAAGGCTGAATTGAAAGCCAAAGAAGAAGCTGAACGAGTTGAAAGAGAAAAGTCTGAATTGAAAGCCAAAGAAGAAGCCGAACGAATTGAAAGAGAAAAGGCTGAATTGAAAGCTAATGAAGAAGCTGAACGAGTTGAAAGAGAAAAGTCTGAATTGAAAGCCAAAGAAGAAGCCGAACGAATTGAAAGAGAAAAGGCTGAATTGAAAGCTAATGAAGAAGCTGAACGAGTTGAAAGAGAAAAGTCTGAATTGAAAGCCAAAGAAGAAGCCGAACGAATTGAAAGAGAAAAGGCTGAATTGAAAGCTAATGAAGAAGCTGAACGAGTTGAAAGAGAAAAGTCTGAATTGAAAGCCAAAGAAGAAGCCGAACGAGTTGAAAGAGAAAAAGCTGAATTGAAATCCAAAGAAGAAGCTGAACGAGTTGAAAGAGAAAAGTCTGAATTGAAAGCCAAAGAAGAAGCCGAACGAATTGAAAGAGAAAAGTCTGAATTGAAAGCCAAAGAAGAAGCCGAACGAATTGAAAGAGAAAAAACTGAGTTGAAAGCTAATGAAGAAGTACTAAGCCCAACAAAGTATAAAAATAATGGCGGAGATCCAGAAAAACACGTAGATAGTACAAGTAATAATTTTTGGTCTAGATTTAAAAAGTTGTGGTCTTAA
- a CDS encoding helix-turn-helix domain-containing protein has protein sequence MKLQKQPWRKKTYEKVTLELKLFIVDQIQNGQISTNFASKKYDVPRTTISYWIRKYSILAQQNNGMSKLDEIKKLKERIEELEFVKDFQQDVIADMEIITGVDMSKKSLPETLAKEIEIKKKNILKENGSISVLGLVNKPSTKELKNKKTNS, from the coding sequence ATGAAATTACAAAAACAACCCTGGCGAAAAAAAACGTACGAAAAAGTAACATTAGAACTCAAATTATTCATCGTTGACCAAATTCAAAATGGTCAAATCTCTACAAACTTTGCCTCCAAAAAATATGATGTTCCTAGAACTACTATTTCATATTGGATTAGAAAATATAGTATCTTAGCTCAACAAAATAATGGTATGAGTAAATTAGATGAAATTAAAAAACTAAAGGAACGAATTGAAGAACTAGAGTTTGTAAAAGACTTTCAGCAAGATGTTATTGCCGATATGGAAATCATTACTGGAGTTGATATGTCAAAAAAGTCGTTGCCCGAAACATTAGCAAAAGAGATAGAAATAAAGAAGAAAAACATTTTAAAAGAAAATGGTTCTATCAGTGTTTTGGGATTAGTAAACAAGCCTTCTACAAAAGAATTAAAAAACAAGAAAACAAACAGTTAA
- a CDS encoding IS3 family transposase, which translates to MSKQAFYKRIKKQENKQLNDKKLIKMVQQYRKTVGSKTGGIKLYTELKNDMVNQNINIGRDKFYRFLRLHNLLIPKRKNYVTTTNSKHLFRKYKNIVKHHVPTRPEQLWVADITYIKTENGHNYLAIVTDAYSKKIMGYKLDNHMKTSLCTDALAMAIKNREYPHEKLIHHSDRGFQYCNPKYTEFAESNGIIMSMTEKYDPYKNAIAERINRTLKYEYALKETIKNTAIAQEITKQAVDIYNNLRTHFSLNLRKPAEVHLNPNIKYKSYRKNNVNLPELTI; encoded by the coding sequence ATTAGTAAACAAGCCTTCTACAAAAGAATTAAAAAACAAGAAAACAAACAGTTAAATGATAAGAAACTAATTAAAATGGTGCAACAATATCGTAAAACTGTAGGTTCTAAAACTGGAGGAATTAAACTCTATACGGAATTAAAAAACGACATGGTTAATCAGAATATTAACATCGGTAGAGATAAGTTTTATCGATTTTTAAGGCTTCATAACTTACTTATTCCTAAAAGAAAAAACTATGTAACAACAACAAATTCTAAACATCTTTTTAGAAAATATAAAAACATTGTAAAACACCACGTTCCTACTCGACCAGAGCAACTTTGGGTAGCTGATATTACATACATCAAAACTGAAAATGGACACAACTACTTAGCAATCGTTACGGATGCCTATTCCAAGAAAATTATGGGGTATAAACTCGACAATCACATGAAGACATCACTTTGTACAGATGCGCTCGCTATGGCTATTAAAAATAGAGAATATCCTCATGAAAAACTTATACATCATTCTGACAGAGGATTCCAATATTGTAATCCTAAATACACTGAGTTTGCTGAAAGTAATGGAATTATCATGAGTATGACCGAAAAATATGATCCCTACAAAAATGCTATTGCTGAAAGAATAAACAGAACTTTAAAGTACGAATATGCTTTAAAAGAAACAATCAAAAATACAGCTATAGCTCAAGAAATCACAAAACAAGCCGTAGATATATACAATAATTTAAGAACACATTTTAGCCTAAATTTAAGAAAACCCGCAGAAGTACATTTAAATCCGAATATAAAATATAAATCATATCGAAAAAATAATGTAAATTTACCCGAACTAACTATTTAA
- a CDS encoding GLPGLI family protein gives MKQILKVLFFCLFTSNVIGQIQIKGNMSFPPIEYNAEKLEQTKQNIYYNYTYISNPKKTEKTKSSLTLLQIGQNWSKFVDFNTLKKDSIEEKFSYYKNLGAVELNKLLAIRAKIGFKKNIFKDLKNNSLTIQSKIYKKNYEYKEKKNSLNWQLVKGNKTILNYKVKKAIINYGGRKWIAWYTEEVPINLGPYVFGNLPGLILELYDDKKNFHFIAIGVDNKQKEIYKSIKKNTIETSKENFFKAERNFYEKPENFITGTIRGSANFKKIPYNPIEIID, from the coding sequence ATGAAACAAATTTTAAAAGTATTATTTTTCTGTTTATTTACGAGCAACGTTATTGGACAAATTCAAATTAAGGGTAATATGAGTTTTCCTCCTATCGAATATAATGCAGAAAAATTAGAACAAACAAAACAAAACATTTATTATAATTATACATATATTTCAAACCCTAAAAAAACAGAAAAAACAAAGTCTTCTTTAACTTTACTCCAAATTGGTCAAAATTGGTCAAAATTTGTAGATTTTAATACTTTAAAAAAAGATTCTATAGAAGAAAAATTTAGCTATTATAAAAACTTAGGCGCAGTTGAATTAAATAAGTTACTCGCTATAAGGGCGAAAATAGGGTTTAAAAAAAATATTTTTAAAGATTTAAAAAATAACTCCTTAACAATTCAAAGTAAAATTTACAAAAAAAATTATGAGTATAAAGAGAAAAAAAATAGTTTAAATTGGCAGCTTGTAAAAGGAAATAAAACAATTTTAAATTATAAAGTAAAAAAAGCAATTATAAATTATGGAGGTAGAAAATGGATAGCTTGGTATACAGAAGAAGTACCAATTAATTTAGGTCCTTATGTTTTTGGTAATTTACCTGGTTTAATTTTAGAGTTGTATGATGATAAAAAAAACTTCCATTTTATAGCTATTGGTGTGGATAATAAACAAAAAGAAATTTATAAGTCAATTAAAAAAAATACAATAGAAACATCAAAAGAAAACTTTTTTAAAGCTGAAAGAAATTTTTATGAAAAGCCTGAAAATTTTATTACAGGAACTATTAGAGGAAGTGCAAATTTCAAAAAAATACCATATAACCCTATAGAAATTATTGATTAA